A single Populus alba chromosome 7, ASM523922v2, whole genome shotgun sequence DNA region contains:
- the LOC118050508 gene encoding uncharacterized protein, with protein sequence MDTAKPYLSILSLLLFFTFSIYFSSALPHQLSLVVGEGSSKVQISPSLKVVNSPGTKPGTWVLCERVDVHGFRRLKNLNKFFHSLKLKIPPSNSTLRRPDVEVCFHRNASRAIGMCPQGEWEKVDKGVSWVRAMSPYAHKFLDIRMVGSSSETLELSLEEGFFLYRVIFLILGVVMLSIASSLSKSLVFYYSSAMAIGIILVILVVLFQGMKLLPTGRKSSLAIFIYSSLVGLGTFLLRYLPGLLHSILMEMGISEDMYYPLAIFLLAFIAFAGAWMGFWAVRSFVLTEDGSVDISTSHFVAWSIRVLAVVLIIQSSLDPLLAAEALICGIIVSSILRRIIRWRFLRRMYKKLFKLARNINRESLVPDLLPFGGSRDKYKVERPEGSKFLSPLAKQFNLASCNSMKGSSRTSRHQLSDSDVYPSTFHTTPERREFSKDSWEKFTREATQKAVKELVSSPDFSKWAAANAERITVTPNSTTSTSRQQRRKWFLWS encoded by the exons ATGGACACCGCAAAACCCTACCTTTCCATTCTCTCCCTTCTCctctttttcactttttcaatatatttttcatctgCCCTTCCACATCAACTCTCCTTAG TTGTTGGTGAGGGCAGTAGTAAAGTGCAAATTTCTCCAAGCTTGAAAGTTGTGAACTCTCCGGGGACAAAGCCGGGGACTTGGGTGCTTTGCGAAAGAGTTGATGTCCATGGGTTTCGGAGGCTTAAAAATTTGAACAAGTTTTTTCATTCTTTGAAGCTCAAAATTCCACCTTCTAATTCCACTCTTCGCCGACCCGATGTTGAGGTTTGTTTTCACAG GAATGCGTCTCGTGCTATAGGGATGTGTCCGCAGGGCGAGTGGGAGAAGGTTGATAAGGGTGTTTCATGGGTTCGAGCCATGTCACCCTATGCCCACAAGTTCTTAGATATAAGGATGGTTGGTTCATCCTCGGAAACCCTTGAACTGTCACTTGAAGAAG GGTTTTTCTTGTATCGTGTGATATTCTTAATCCTGGGAGTTGTTATGCTAAGCATCGCATCCTCTTTAAGCAAGTCTTTGGTATTTTACTACAGCAGTGCCATGGCAATTGGAATCATCCTCGTAATACTCGTGGTCCTTTTTCAG GGAATGAAGCTTCTGCCGACAGGTCGAAAGAGCTCGCTTGCAATTTTTATATACTCGTCTCTT GTTGGCTTGGGAACTTTCCTACTTCGCTACTTGCCAGGATTGTTGCATTCAATACTAATGGAGATGGGGATAAGCGAAGACATGTATTATCCT TTGGCGATTTTTCTGCTGGCTTTCATTGCTTTTGCTGGAGCATGGATGGGTTTCTGGGCTGTCCGCAGTTTTGTCTTGACAGAAGATGGATCCGTTGATATAAGCACATCTCATTTTGTTGCCTGGTCCATTCGTGTCTTGGCTGTTGTGTTAATTATTCAG AGTTCTCTGGATCCCTTGCTGGCAGCAGAAGCTTTAATATGTGGAATAATTGTCTCGTCAATACTAAGGAGAATTATTAGATGGAGATTCCTGCGTCGAATGTACAA GAAGTTGTTTAAATTAGCGAGAAACATAAATAGAGAATCACTTGTTCCTGATCTATTACCATTTGGAGGTTCTCGTGATAAATACAAGGTTGAGAGGCCTGAAGGCTCAAAGTTCCTTTCTCCTCTGGCCAAACAATTCAACCTGGCTTCATGCAATTCTATGAAAG GTTCAAGCAGGACATCACGTCATCAACTGTCAGATTCAGATGTCTACCCATCTACCTTCCATACCACTCCTGAGAGGAGGGAATTTTCAAAAGATTCATGGGAAAAATTTACCAGAGAGGCCACGCAAAAAGCTGTTAAAGAACTTGTTTCTTCCCCTGATTTCAGCAAATGGGCAGCTGCTAATGCAGAAAGAATCACTGTGACCCCAAACTCCACCACTAGTACTTCAAGGCAGCAGCGTCGCAAGTGGTTCCTCTGGTCTTGA
- the LOC118050507 gene encoding uncharacterized protein, whose protein sequence is MGNCQAAEAATVVIQHPGNKIERIYWSVSAHEIMNSNPGHYVALVVTSPARTENGLPLKQLKLLRPDDTLLIGHVYRLVSFEDVLKEFAAKKCVKLGKLLKESRGLGGEMKRKNSSDLLNPISNSDNSNSIKVEQEVNRLGSNGGSTSSSSSRGGVGMHYGGGAGGGGQWKPALQSISETGT, encoded by the exons ATGGGAAATTGTCAAGCAGCGGAGGCAGCAACTGTCGTGATACAACATCCGGGAAACAAGATCGAGAGGATTTACTGGTCTGTTAGTGCTCATGAAATCATGAACTCGAATCCAGGTCACTATGTGGCACTTGTTGTAACATCACCAGCGAGGACAGAAAACGGGTTGCCATTGAAACAGCTCAAGCTTCTTCGACCTGATGATACTTTGCTCATTGGTCATGTTTATCGACTTGTCAGTTTTGAAG ATGTGTTGAAAGAGTTTGCTGCAAAAAAATGTGTGAAATTGGGAAAGTTGTTGAAAGAGAGCAGGGGACTCGGAGGAGAAATGAAGAGGAAGAACTCGTCAGATTTGCTCAACCCCATTTCTAATTCTGACAACTCCAATTCCATCAAG GTGGAGCAGGAGGTTAACCGACTGGGAAGCAATGGTGGCAGtacaagcagcagcagcagcagaggaGGAGTGGGGATGCATTATGGTGGTGGTGCTGGTGGCGGGGGGCAATGGAAGCCAGCCTTGCAGAGCATTTCAGAAACTGGAACTTGA
- the LOC118050506 gene encoding cyclin-D1-1, translating into MSVAADVSTPSVSLYCNETAGDALCSNNADGVSEINSAYFPVDIDESYIDNILVSELHQMPETELITRFPGIPESGSAHQETLNWMLKVHAHYRFRPETAYLSANYFHCFMLSHALQKGKGWPLQLLAVACLSVAAKLEETRVPSLLDIQTLEPRFLFKPSTVQRMELLVMSSLKWRLHIITPFSFLHYFIAKLSNLSSRSKNLILARSSDLIISTCRVMNILAYTPSTIAAAAVLWVTDQSIGCPKLECFHDRINKEMVKGCYNLIKQNTPQLSRGKALDATMPGKCLAKKCWRKDFKSGQDMSPSKC; encoded by the exons ATGTCTGTCGCGGCAGATGTTTCCACTCCTTCTGTTAGCTTGTACTGCAATGAAACAGCTGGTGATGCACTTTGTTCCAATAATGCTGATGGCGTTAGTGAAATCAACTCTGCATATTTTCCAGTTGATATCGACGAGAGCTATATCGATAACATCCTGGTTTCCGAGCTTCATCAAATGCCAGAAACTGAGCTAATTACTCGATTTCCTGGCATTCCAGAATCTGGTTCTGCTCATCAAGAAACGCTGAATTGGATGTTGAAG GTGCATGCTCACTACCGGTTTAGGCCCGAGACAGCTTATCTCTCTGCTAACTATTTTCATTGTTTCATGTTATCTCATGCTTTGCAG AAAGGTAAAGGATGGCCCCTGCAGCTATTAGCAGTAGCCTGCCTATCTGTAGCAGCAAAATTGGAGGAAACAAGAGTCCCATCTCTTTTAGACATACAAACACTGGAACCCAGATTCTTATTTAAACCAAGTACAGTTCAAAGGATGGAACTTTTGGTCATGAGCAGTCTCAAGTGGCGATTACACATCATTACACCTTTCTCTTTTCTGCATTATTTCATTGCTAAGCTTTCAAATCTCAGCTCCAGAAGTAAAAATCTCATCTTAGCTCGTTCGTCCGATCTTATCATCAGCACATGTAGAG TGATGAATATCTTGGCTTATACTCCATCCACAATAGCAGCAGCTGCAGTGCTATGGGTGACCGATCAGAGTATTGGTTGCCCCAAATTGGAGTGCTTTCACGACAGAATTAACAAG GAAATGGTGAAAGGATGCTACAACCTTATTAAACAAAACACGCCTCAATTGTCTCGTGGTAAAGCACTTGATGCAACCATGCCAGGGAAATGTCTTGCGAAGAAATGCTGGAGGAAGGATTTCAAGTCAGGCCAAGACATGTCTCCAAGCAAGTGCTAA